From the genome of Motilibacter aurantiacus, one region includes:
- the rsgA gene encoding ribosome small subunit-dependent GTPase A: MQFSTSRPSTSTSLYAEPGLLRSLGWDATTAAAYDSAVALLAASETAALAPARVVRVDRGASETLTAQGPLRVEHAAAVLEAGRADPTTLPCVGDWAVVSRHEDPPRLVALLARRTAFVRLGSAPGTSAGQVLAANVDVALVVEPLVPEPHPGRVERLLTLAWESGAQPVLVLTKADLAPDADALREELGAAAPGVDVIPVSSRTGEGVDLVRAYAAAGATVALLGPSGAGKSSLVNALSGAELAPTGGTRADGKGRHTTVSRELVLLAGGGALIDTPGLRGIGVVAGEDALEQAFADVTALAAHCRFADCAHGAEPGCAVLAAVESGELPERRLASWRKLEREARWVATRQDARARAQERDRWKAIHKELRRSGRSRP; this comes from the coding sequence GTGCAGTTCTCGACCTCTCGTCCGTCCACCTCCACCTCGCTGTACGCCGAGCCCGGGCTGCTGCGCTCCCTCGGCTGGGACGCCACCACCGCCGCCGCGTACGACTCCGCCGTCGCCCTGCTCGCCGCATCGGAGACAGCCGCGTTGGCCCCCGCGCGGGTCGTGCGGGTCGACCGTGGCGCCTCCGAGACCCTGACCGCGCAGGGCCCGCTCCGCGTCGAGCACGCCGCCGCCGTGCTCGAGGCCGGCCGAGCCGACCCCACCACGCTGCCCTGCGTCGGGGACTGGGCGGTCGTCTCGCGCCACGAGGACCCGCCGCGCCTGGTGGCGCTGCTCGCACGCCGCACGGCCTTCGTCCGCCTCGGCTCGGCGCCGGGCACCTCGGCCGGCCAGGTGCTGGCGGCCAACGTCGACGTGGCGCTGGTCGTGGAGCCTCTCGTGCCCGAGCCGCACCCGGGCCGGGTGGAGCGGCTGCTGACCCTCGCCTGGGAGAGCGGCGCGCAGCCGGTCCTGGTGCTGACCAAGGCCGACCTGGCCCCGGACGCCGACGCCCTCCGGGAGGAGCTGGGGGCCGCAGCACCCGGGGTCGATGTGATTCCCGTCAGCTCGCGGACGGGTGAGGGGGTCGACCTGGTCCGGGCGTACGCCGCGGCCGGCGCCACGGTGGCGCTGCTCGGGCCGTCCGGCGCCGGCAAGTCCAGCCTCGTCAACGCGCTGTCCGGAGCCGAGCTGGCCCCGACCGGGGGCACGCGGGCCGACGGGAAGGGCCGGCACACGACCGTCTCGCGGGAGCTGGTCCTGCTCGCCGGAGGGGGAGCGCTCATCGACACGCCGGGGCTGCGCGGCATCGGAGTGGTCGCCGGCGAGGATGCGCTCGAGCAGGCGTTCGCCGACGTGACCGCACTGGCGGCGCACTGCCGCTTCGCCGACTGCGCGCACGGCGCGGAGCCGGGCTGCGCCGTGCTGGCGGCCGTCGAGTCCGGCGAGCTGCCCGAGCGCCGCCTGGCCAGCTGGCGCAAGCTCGAGCGCGAGGCCCGGTGGGTGGCGACGCGGCAGGACGCACGCGCGCGGGCACAGGAGCGCGACCGCTGGAAGGCGATCCACAAGGAGCTGCGGCGCAGCGGGCGCTCCCGGCCCTAG
- a CDS encoding phosphoadenylyl-sulfate reductase → MTTEPLMGAGSPDELRELALQAGRDLEDATAEEVLAWAGQTFGDRFAITGSMGGDTVLSHLAGQVVPGITVLFLDTGYHFAETIGTRDAVQATYPVRVRTVLPLLTIRQQDEVYGERLFERDPDLCCAMRKVDPLNRVLAEYDAWGSGVRRDEGPSRAGTPVVGWDAKREKVKINPLARWTQEQVDAYAQQHGVLLNPLVWDDYPSVGCEPCTRRVAPGEDARAGRWAGMSKTECGIHV, encoded by the coding sequence TTGACCACCGAGCCGCTGATGGGGGCCGGCTCCCCGGACGAGCTGCGCGAGCTCGCGCTGCAGGCCGGTCGCGACCTCGAGGACGCGACCGCCGAGGAGGTCCTGGCCTGGGCCGGGCAGACGTTCGGGGACCGGTTCGCGATCACCGGGTCCATGGGCGGCGACACGGTCCTGTCCCACCTGGCCGGCCAGGTCGTGCCGGGGATCACGGTGCTCTTCCTCGACACCGGCTACCACTTCGCCGAGACCATCGGCACCCGCGACGCGGTGCAGGCGACGTACCCCGTCCGGGTGCGCACCGTCCTGCCGCTGCTGACCATCAGGCAGCAGGACGAGGTCTACGGCGAGCGGCTCTTCGAGCGCGACCCCGACCTCTGCTGCGCCATGCGCAAGGTCGACCCGCTGAACCGCGTGCTCGCCGAGTACGACGCGTGGGGCAGCGGAGTGCGCCGGGACGAGGGCCCCTCCCGCGCGGGCACGCCCGTGGTGGGCTGGGACGCCAAGCGCGAGAAGGTCAAGATCAACCCGCTCGCGCGCTGGACCCAGGAGCAGGTCGACGCCTACGCCCAGCAGCACGGCGTTCTGCTCAACCCCCTGGTGTGGGACGACTACCCGTCCGTGGGGTGCGAGCCGTGCACCCGGCGGGTCGCGCCGGGCGAGGACGCCCGGGCCGGCCGCTGGGCCGGCATGTCGAAGACGGAGTGCGGCATCCACGTGTGA
- a CDS encoding ABC transporter substrate-binding protein — protein sequence MTRSLPRTSRWRRSLAPLLALPLLTALGACASADDNSDADAAPAAPAASQVAETGGTADELRLGYFANVTHATPLVGLAEGIYAEALGDTKITTSVFNAGPAAIEAMTGGSIDAAYLGPNPAINGFVKSNGSLLRIVGGATSGGAALVVKPEINSAADLEGKKIATPQLGGTQDVALRAWLAENGLEVPVTGKGDVSIVNTENATTLQQFQDGNLDGAWLPEPWSSRLVQEAGAKVLVDEKTLWPEGRFVTTHLVVSQEFLSEYPATVKALLEGQVETTTWIAANPDQAKADINAQIEEETGKAIAEPILESAFSNIEVTDDPVASSLKQAAENAVAAGLLDEPDLTGIYDLSLLNQVLQEQGQPAVDDAGLGV from the coding sequence GTGACCCGATCGCTCCCCCGCACCTCCCGCTGGCGACGCTCCCTGGCGCCGCTGCTGGCCCTTCCGCTGCTGACCGCCCTCGGGGCCTGCGCCAGCGCCGACGACAACAGCGACGCCGACGCCGCGCCGGCCGCGCCCGCCGCGTCCCAGGTCGCCGAGACCGGGGGCACCGCCGACGAGCTGCGGCTGGGCTACTTCGCCAACGTGACGCACGCGACGCCGCTCGTCGGCCTCGCCGAGGGCATCTACGCCGAGGCGCTCGGTGATACGAAGATCACGACCTCGGTCTTCAACGCCGGCCCGGCCGCCATCGAGGCGATGACGGGCGGCTCCATCGACGCCGCGTACCTCGGGCCGAACCCCGCCATCAACGGCTTCGTCAAGAGCAACGGCTCGCTGCTGCGCATCGTCGGCGGCGCCACGTCCGGCGGCGCCGCGCTCGTGGTGAAGCCGGAGATCAACTCGGCGGCAGACCTCGAGGGCAAGAAGATCGCGACCCCGCAGCTCGGCGGGACGCAGGACGTCGCACTGCGAGCCTGGCTGGCGGAGAACGGGCTCGAGGTGCCGGTGACCGGCAAGGGCGACGTCTCGATCGTGAACACGGAGAACGCGACCACCCTGCAGCAGTTCCAGGACGGCAACCTCGACGGCGCCTGGCTGCCCGAGCCGTGGTCCTCGCGGCTCGTCCAGGAAGCCGGCGCGAAGGTCCTCGTCGACGAGAAGACCCTCTGGCCCGAGGGCCGCTTCGTCACCACCCACCTCGTGGTGTCGCAGGAGTTCCTCTCCGAGTACCCCGCTACGGTGAAGGCGCTGCTCGAGGGCCAGGTGGAGACGACCACCTGGATCGCCGCCAACCCGGACCAGGCGAAGGCCGACATCAACGCCCAGATCGAGGAGGAGACCGGCAAGGCGATCGCCGAGCCGATCCTCGAGAGCGCCTTCTCCAACATCGAGGTCACCGACGACCCGGTGGCCTCCTCCTTGAAGCAGGCCGCGGAGAACGCAGTGGCGGCCGGGCTGCTCGACGAGCCCGACCTCACCGGGATCTACGACCTGTCCCTGCTCAACCAGGTGCTCCAGGAGCAGGGCCAGCCCGCGGTCGACGACGCCGGCCTCGGCGTCTGA
- a CDS encoding ABC transporter ATP-binding protein translates to MSLLDTAGPSAGAGGAPAPVVSVKAVRKAFGRGEGAVFALDRVSLDVAPGEFVALLGASGCGKSTLLSLIAGLDDPTAGTVSVQGEGAALMPQEGGLFPWLTAGRNVELALRLRGVPRSERRTEAERLLSLVRLDGAYGKRPHELSGGMRQRVALARALAQKRPVLLMDEPFSALDAITRDALHGELVRVWEETGVAIVFVTHNVREAVRLGQRVVLLSSRPGRVIREWQVDIPQPRRIEAPDVSALAGEITERLSVEIRRHATGAAPSPEEGSIDVRQ, encoded by the coding sequence ATGTCCCTGCTCGACACGGCCGGCCCGTCGGCCGGCGCCGGCGGAGCCCCCGCGCCGGTCGTCTCGGTGAAAGCCGTGCGCAAGGCGTTCGGGCGGGGCGAGGGCGCCGTGTTCGCCCTCGACCGCGTCTCGCTGGACGTGGCCCCGGGCGAGTTCGTGGCCCTGCTCGGTGCCTCGGGCTGCGGCAAGTCCACCCTGCTCTCCCTGATCGCGGGGCTGGACGACCCGACGGCCGGCACCGTGTCCGTCCAGGGCGAGGGGGCCGCGCTCATGCCGCAGGAGGGTGGCCTCTTCCCCTGGCTCACCGCTGGCCGCAACGTCGAGCTCGCGCTGCGGCTGCGCGGCGTCCCCCGCTCCGAGCGGCGCACCGAGGCCGAGCGCCTGCTCAGCCTGGTCCGGCTCGACGGCGCCTACGGCAAGCGGCCGCACGAGCTGTCCGGCGGCATGCGCCAGCGCGTCGCGCTGGCGCGTGCCCTCGCCCAGAAGCGACCGGTCCTGCTCATGGACGAGCCGTTCTCCGCGCTCGACGCGATCACCCGCGATGCGCTGCACGGGGAGCTCGTCCGGGTGTGGGAGGAGACCGGCGTCGCCATCGTCTTCGTCACGCACAACGTGCGCGAGGCCGTACGTCTCGGCCAGCGGGTGGTCCTGCTGTCCTCGCGCCCCGGCCGGGTCATCCGCGAGTGGCAGGTCGACATCCCGCAGCCGCGGCGCATCGAGGCACCCGACGTCTCGGCGCTCGCCGGTGAGATCACCGAGCGGCTGAGTGTCGAGATCCGTCGTCACGCCACCGGCGCCGCCCCGAGCCCGGAGGAGGGCAGCATCGATGTCCGTCAGTGA
- a CDS encoding nitrite/sulfite reductase, with protein MPPAPRRKKGEGQWALGYFTPLNPNEQFKKDDDGLNVRQRVLGVYSQRGFDAIDPQDLRGRLRWWGLYTQRRPGIPGGQTAVLEPHELDDEYFMLRVRVDGGQLSLAQLRAIADVSTAYGRDTADVTDRQNIQMHWIRIEDVPAIWERLEAVGLTTEEACGDTPRVILGSPVAGVASDEILDGTPAVDAIKSRYVGDKAFSNLPRKFKTAISGSPRQDVAHEVNDISFVGVVHPEHGPGFDVWVGGGLSTNPRIAERLGAWVPIEEVPEVWAGVVSIFRDYGYRRLRNRARLKFLMADWGAEKFRQVLEDEYLGRKLVDGPAPAPPPPHQRDHIGVHQQRDGNYYVGAAPRTGRVSGPILSRIADLAESVGSDRVRLTPQQHLLVLDVPLEQVEPTVAALEALDLQARPSVFRRGTMACTGLEYCKLAIVETKGRASLLMDELERRLPTFDQPLSVHLNGCPNSCARIQTADIGLKGMVVQGPDGEHEDGFQVHLGGGLGVHAGFGRKLRGLKVSAAELPDYIERVARRFDEQREDDEAFAAWVARAEEADLR; from the coding sequence TTGCCTCCCGCGCCGCGGCGGAAGAAGGGTGAGGGCCAGTGGGCCCTCGGGTACTTCACGCCCCTCAACCCCAATGAGCAGTTCAAGAAGGACGACGACGGGCTCAACGTCCGCCAGCGCGTCCTCGGCGTCTACTCCCAGCGCGGGTTCGACGCGATCGACCCGCAGGACCTGCGCGGCCGGCTGCGCTGGTGGGGCCTGTACACCCAGCGCCGCCCCGGGATCCCCGGCGGGCAGACCGCGGTGCTGGAGCCGCACGAGCTCGACGACGAGTACTTCATGCTCCGCGTCCGCGTCGACGGGGGGCAGCTCAGCCTCGCCCAGCTGCGGGCGATCGCCGACGTCTCGACCGCGTACGGCCGCGACACGGCCGACGTGACGGACCGACAGAACATCCAGATGCACTGGATCCGGATCGAGGACGTCCCCGCGATCTGGGAGCGGCTCGAAGCGGTCGGGCTGACGACCGAGGAGGCCTGCGGCGACACCCCGCGCGTCATCCTCGGGTCCCCCGTGGCCGGGGTCGCCTCCGACGAGATCCTCGACGGCACGCCCGCGGTCGACGCGATCAAGAGCCGCTACGTCGGGGACAAGGCGTTCTCGAACCTCCCCCGCAAGTTCAAGACGGCCATCAGCGGCTCGCCCCGGCAGGACGTCGCGCACGAGGTCAACGACATCTCCTTCGTGGGCGTGGTCCACCCCGAGCACGGGCCCGGGTTCGACGTCTGGGTCGGCGGCGGGCTGTCGACCAACCCGCGCATCGCCGAGCGGCTGGGCGCCTGGGTGCCGATCGAGGAGGTCCCGGAGGTCTGGGCCGGCGTCGTCTCGATCTTCCGCGACTACGGCTACCGCCGGCTGCGCAACCGGGCCCGGCTCAAGTTCCTCATGGCCGACTGGGGCGCCGAGAAGTTCCGCCAGGTCCTCGAGGACGAGTACCTCGGGCGCAAGCTGGTCGACGGGCCCGCGCCGGCCCCCCCGCCCCCGCACCAGCGCGACCACATCGGCGTGCACCAGCAGCGCGACGGCAACTACTACGTCGGGGCGGCCCCGCGCACCGGCCGCGTCAGCGGGCCCATCCTGTCCAGGATCGCCGACCTGGCCGAGTCCGTGGGCAGCGACCGGGTGCGCCTGACCCCGCAGCAGCACCTGCTCGTGCTCGACGTGCCGCTCGAGCAGGTCGAGCCGACGGTCGCCGCGCTCGAGGCCCTCGACCTGCAGGCCCGGCCCAGCGTCTTCCGCCGCGGGACGATGGCCTGCACGGGCCTCGAGTACTGCAAGCTCGCGATCGTGGAGACCAAGGGGCGCGCGAGCCTGCTCATGGACGAGCTGGAGCGCCGGCTGCCCACCTTCGACCAGCCGCTCTCGGTCCACCTCAACGGCTGCCCGAACTCCTGCGCCCGTATCCAGACGGCCGACATCGGGCTCAAGGGAATGGTGGTCCAGGGGCCGGACGGCGAGCACGAGGACGGCTTCCAGGTGCACCTCGGCGGCGGCCTCGGCGTGCACGCGGGGTTCGGGCGCAAGCTGCGCGGGCTCAAGGTGTCGGCCGCCGAGCTGCCGGACTACATCGAGCGCGTCGCGCGTCGCTTCGACGAGCAGCGTGAGGACGACGAGGCGTTCGCCGCGTGGGTGGCGAGGGCCGAGGAGGCAGACCTGCGATGA
- a CDS encoding ABC transporter permease, whose protein sequence is MSVSDAVKRQAGAGDDAQLEAGLDALALEAPSGTPRWRKWVTAAVPPLVVLAGLFALWNVLVLALNPSITKFPGPADVGAAISDQWSKGVVVEAFQGSLQRGILGFALSVLVGTAIGVVVAQVTFLRAGFGPILSGLQVLPSVAWVPVAIIWFGLTEKAMFAVILLGAVPSIANGLLSGVDQVPPLLLRVGHVLGARGFRAIWHIVLPAALPGYVAGLKQGWAFSWRSLMAAELIVRSNDIARGLGGYLDDGRQLQDMPMVFSGVFFILLVGIVIELAFFTPLERAVLKRRGLLTDRN, encoded by the coding sequence ATGTCCGTCAGTGATGCGGTGAAGCGTCAGGCCGGGGCGGGGGACGACGCCCAGCTCGAGGCCGGCCTCGACGCGCTGGCGCTCGAGGCCCCCTCGGGAACTCCGCGGTGGCGCAAGTGGGTGACGGCCGCCGTCCCGCCGCTCGTGGTCCTCGCGGGGCTGTTCGCGCTCTGGAACGTCCTGGTCCTCGCGCTCAACCCGTCGATCACCAAGTTCCCGGGACCGGCGGACGTCGGTGCGGCCATCTCGGACCAGTGGTCCAAGGGCGTGGTCGTCGAGGCGTTCCAGGGCAGCCTGCAGCGCGGGATCCTCGGCTTCGCCCTGTCGGTGCTCGTGGGCACGGCCATCGGCGTCGTCGTCGCGCAGGTCACGTTCCTGCGCGCCGGCTTCGGCCCGATCCTGTCCGGCCTGCAGGTGCTGCCGTCGGTGGCGTGGGTCCCGGTGGCGATCATCTGGTTCGGCCTGACCGAGAAGGCGATGTTCGCCGTCATCCTGCTCGGCGCGGTGCCCTCGATCGCCAACGGGCTCCTGTCCGGCGTCGACCAGGTCCCTCCGCTGCTGCTGCGGGTCGGGCACGTGCTGGGTGCCCGCGGCTTCCGCGCGATCTGGCACATCGTGCTGCCTGCGGCGCTGCCCGGCTACGTCGCCGGCCTCAAGCAGGGCTGGGCCTTCTCCTGGAGGTCGCTGATGGCGGCCGAGCTGATCGTCCGCAGCAACGACATCGCCCGCGGGCTGGGCGGCTACCTCGACGACGGCCGACAGCTGCAGGACATGCCGATGGTCTTCTCCGGCGTCTTCTTCATCCTGCTGGTCGGCATCGTCATCGAGCTCGCCTTCTTCACGCCGCTCGAGCGGGCCGTGCTCAAGCGCCGTGGGCTGCTGACCGACCGCAACTAG
- the cobA gene encoding uroporphyrinogen-III C-methyltransferase, with translation MDTASGYPLLLGLAGRQALVVGAGPVGLRRARGLLEAGALVTVVAPDAIGDLRTLADSGALTWHRRGYSPADLEDVWLVHTATGVPAVDAAVAADAEAARVWCVRADDAAASAAWTPAVTRRDDVLIAVSAGRDPLRARALRNAVARSLDEGALPLRRQRRPASGVGSVALVGGGPGDPGLLTTRGRRLLAEADVVVTDRLGPTALLEELDDDVVVVDVGKQPGHHPVPQREIGELLVEHALAGRRVVRLKGGDPYVFGRGPEEVAACRAAGVPVEVVPGVTSAIAAPSTAGMPVTSRGVARSFTVATGHDVVEPDTLEAYARLLARGSTLVLLMGVTHLADAAKGLQAAGAPAGLPVGIVESAYSPQQRVTRGTLADIAALAAQRGVRAPAVVVIGQVAAEPGAEAAP, from the coding sequence ATCGACACCGCATCCGGATACCCGCTGCTGCTCGGCCTGGCCGGGCGCCAGGCCCTCGTGGTCGGCGCCGGCCCGGTCGGCCTCCGGCGTGCGCGCGGGCTGCTCGAGGCGGGGGCGCTGGTGACGGTCGTCGCCCCGGACGCCATCGGCGACCTGCGCACCCTCGCCGACTCCGGCGCCCTGACCTGGCACCGGCGGGGGTACTCGCCCGCCGACCTCGAGGATGTGTGGCTCGTCCACACCGCGACCGGCGTGCCGGCGGTCGACGCCGCGGTGGCGGCCGATGCCGAGGCGGCCCGGGTCTGGTGCGTGCGCGCGGACGACGCCGCCGCCTCCGCGGCCTGGACCCCGGCCGTCACCCGCCGCGACGACGTGCTGATCGCGGTGTCGGCGGGCCGTGACCCGCTCCGCGCGCGGGCCCTGCGCAACGCCGTGGCCCGCTCGCTCGACGAGGGTGCCCTCCCGTTGCGCAGGCAGCGCCGCCCCGCGTCCGGGGTCGGCTCGGTCGCCCTCGTCGGCGGCGGGCCCGGTGACCCCGGCCTGCTCACGACGCGAGGGCGCCGGCTGCTCGCCGAGGCCGACGTCGTCGTCACCGACCGGCTGGGCCCGACCGCGCTGCTCGAGGAGCTCGACGATGACGTCGTGGTCGTCGACGTGGGCAAGCAGCCCGGCCACCACCCGGTGCCGCAGCGCGAGATCGGCGAGCTGCTCGTCGAGCACGCGCTGGCCGGCAGGCGAGTGGTCCGGCTCAAAGGGGGCGACCCGTACGTCTTCGGCCGCGGCCCCGAGGAGGTCGCGGCGTGCCGCGCGGCGGGCGTCCCGGTCGAGGTGGTGCCCGGTGTCACGAGCGCGATCGCCGCGCCCTCCACCGCCGGCATGCCGGTCACCTCGCGCGGGGTGGCCCGCTCGTTCACCGTCGCCACCGGGCACGACGTCGTCGAGCCCGACACGCTGGAGGCGTACGCCCGGCTGCTGGCGCGCGGCTCGACCCTCGTCCTGCTCATGGGCGTGACCCACCTCGCCGACGCCGCGAAGGGCCTGCAGGCGGCCGGGGCGCCTGCCGGCCTGCCGGTCGGCATCGTCGAGTCGGCGTACTCGCCGCAGCAGCGCGTCACGCGCGGCACGCTCGCCGACATCGCCGCGCTGGCCGCGCAGCGGGGTGTGCGCGCCCCCGCCGTCGTCGTGATCGGGCAGGTGGCGGCCGAGCCGGGAGCTGAGGCCGCCCCCTGA
- a CDS encoding YihY/virulence factor BrkB family protein, with protein MSIGAAGRTAGRVRSSSGLALLWRLVRATIASCFRYRVTGLAAEAGFFALLSLPPLVLGLVGALGYVDSWLGSETVDDVQRSITTTASDALTQQTVDEVITPMLDDVLRGARPDIISIGFVLALWSGSRALNVYVDTVTIMYGLSGHRGIVRTRALSFTLYVLALVLGTAVLPLVVAGPGLVGRTLPEGYELLQRMYWPIVLLVSVLLVASLYHIAVPVRTPFRRDLPGAALAVALWVVLSFVLRWVIRESVGGTSIYGPLTAPIVVLVWLYFLAISVLIGAALNAAWDEVWPLRETAEGRRRPVAHPEENPLTPVPGDR; from the coding sequence GTGAGCATCGGGGCTGCCGGGCGTACGGCCGGGCGTGTCCGCAGCTCGTCCGGGCTGGCCCTGCTGTGGCGGCTGGTGCGCGCGACGATCGCCTCGTGCTTCCGCTACCGGGTCACCGGGCTGGCCGCGGAGGCGGGGTTCTTCGCGCTGCTCAGCCTGCCGCCGCTCGTGCTCGGGCTGGTCGGCGCGCTCGGCTACGTCGACTCCTGGCTGGGCAGCGAGACCGTGGATGACGTCCAGCGCTCGATCACGACGACCGCCAGCGACGCGCTCACTCAGCAGACCGTCGACGAGGTCATCACGCCGATGCTGGACGACGTGCTGCGCGGAGCCCGGCCGGACATCATCTCGATCGGCTTCGTCCTCGCCCTCTGGTCGGGCTCACGGGCGCTCAACGTCTACGTCGACACCGTCACGATCATGTACGGCCTGTCCGGCCACCGCGGGATCGTCCGCACCCGGGCGCTGTCCTTCACGCTCTACGTGCTGGCCCTGGTGCTCGGCACGGCCGTCCTCCCGCTGGTCGTCGCCGGCCCGGGGCTCGTGGGCCGGACGCTGCCGGAGGGCTACGAGCTGCTGCAACGGATGTACTGGCCGATCGTGCTGCTCGTGTCCGTGCTGCTGGTCGCGTCGCTCTACCACATCGCGGTCCCGGTCCGGACGCCCTTCCGGCGCGACCTGCCCGGGGCCGCGCTCGCCGTGGCGTTGTGGGTGGTGCTCAGCTTCGTGCTGCGCTGGGTGATCCGCGAGAGCGTGGGCGGCACGTCCATCTACGGCCCGCTGACGGCGCCCATCGTCGTCCTCGTCTGGCTGTACTTCCTGGCCATCTCGGTGCTCATCGGGGCCGCGCTCAACGCCGCCTGGGACGAGGTCTGGCCCCTGCGGGAGACCGCTGAGGGCCGGCGCCGCCCCGTCGCGCACCCCGAGGAAAACCCGCTGACACCGGTCCCGGGCGACCGCTAA